Proteins found in one Bactrocera oleae isolate idBacOlea1 chromosome X, idBacOlea1, whole genome shotgun sequence genomic segment:
- the LOC118682511 gene encoding probable RNA-directed DNA polymerase from transposon X-element gives MDSGNCTHSIYTDFSKAFDRVDYEILLDKLSKYGVAGRALAWIRTYLTGRRLQVRVDGHLSSEYEVISGVPQGSHLGPVLFNIFVNDIGNNFASDFLLYADDLQIFRPITWETDIIILQQDINILSGWCRVNKLDLNVNKCAAVSFARSHSPIRTSYKLDRLEIAEVENIKDLGIIVDNKLTFSHHADKITSKAFKALGFILRRGKDFKNPWTLIRLFKSLVLPILEYGSVIWSPYTNTTIDKVEKLQRKFCKSLAYKLSSPSHICTTDEVYQCYCINKLSSRRQVADLCFFYKVVNNITDAHEILNSFELAPAGLTLRRNRLLKTSKSKKKLCCPWSSE, from the coding sequence ATGGATTCCGGCAACTGCACACACAGCATTTACACAGACTTCAGCAAGGCTTTCGACCGTGTTGACTACGAAATACTTTTAGATAAGCTAAGTAAATATGGTGTGGCTGGACGTGCATTGGCTTGGATACGTACATACCTCACAGGCAGACGCTTGCAAGTCAGAGTAGATGGCCACTTATCCAGTGAATATGAAGTAATCTCTGGTGTGCCACAAGGATCTCACCTTGGTCCTGTACTATTTAACATCTTCGTCAACGACATTGGTAATAATTTTGCTTCTGATTTCCTTCTGTATGCTGATGACCTCCAAATATTTAGACCGATTACTTGGGAGACAGACATCATAATTTTGCAACAAGACATAAATATCCTCAGTGGCTGGTGTCGAGTGAACAAGCTGGATCTCAACGTAAACAAATGTGCGGCCGTATCTTTCGCTCGCTCACACTCACCGATCCGCACGAGCTACAAACTTGATAGGCTTGAGATAGCGGAGGTCGAGAACATAAAAGACTTAGGTATCATTGTTGATAATAAGCTCACCttctcacaccacgcagacaaaATTACATCAAAGGCGTTCAAAGCCCTTGGTTTTATACTGAGGAGGGGTAAAGATTTCAAAAACCCTTGGACACTCATTAGACTATTCAAGTCACTTGTACTACCAATTTTGGAATATGGTTCGGTAATCTGGTCTCCCTACACTAACACGACAATCGATAAAGTTGAAAAGTTGCAGCGTAAATTCTGTAAGTCACTGGCCTATAAACTATCGTCACCAAGTCACATCTGCACTACTGATGAGGTCTACCAGTGCTACTGTATAAACAAACTGTCTTCTCGTCGACAGGTCGCTGACCTCTGCTTTTTCTACAAAGTAGTCAATAACATCACTGATGCTCATGAGATCCTAAACAGTTTTGAACTCGCCCCTGCTGGTCTTACCCTGAGGCGAAATAGATtactaaaaacatcgaaatccaagaaaaaattatgttgtccatggtcctcagaatag